The Sinorhizobium fredii genome contains the following window.
TCTTCGGCGACGCGATGATGCGTCTGCGGGTCGACCGCATTGTAGATCGGCACGCATTGGCGGGCGCCAAGCGCGCGATAGGATCCGACGACCGGATCGCCGCCGCCATAGGTCAAGACGAGATCGAGCGATGCGAGGGCGCGCCGCAGCGGATGATCCGGCGAGGCCCGGAGCTCCTGAAGCGTCGCGGGCGCGTCGACGTCCCAGAAGATCTTGAGCGCGGCCGGACGTGCTGCCGACATCACCTTTTCGAGCAGGTCGTCGTCCTCGAAGCCGACGCCGCTCGCCTTGATGACGATGTCGGCCTCGGCCGACGCCGCAGCAACCCGCTTCAGCGCCGCGACCTTCCCTTCGTAGACGACGACCCTGCACCAATCCGGCGGCTCGATGTCGCGGTGCTTCTGGCGGTCATAGACGTCCGGCTCATAAAAGGTGATCTGATAACCACGCGCGGCCAGCGCCCGCAGCAGACCGCGGTAATAGGTCGCCGCACCGTTCCAATAGGCCGAAACGAGGCTCGATCCGTAAAATGCGATCCTCATAGCGCCACCTCCTTCGTCGTGACGAGATCACCCGCAGCGCCTATCGGCCGATAGGAAGCGACGATCTCAAGGAGCTCGTCGACGCGATGCGCGCAGGTGTGGCGTGTCCGGATCGTCTCCAGCCCGCTTGCCGTCAGCTCTTTGGCAACGGCCTGCTCGGCGAGCACCTGGCGCAGGAGACGCGTCATCTCCGATCCATTCCGGGCGAAGAGAAAGTCCTTGCCGGCGCGGAAAAGCCCCTCCGCATCGTTCCACGGCGCCGAGATCAGCGGAATGCCGCAGGCAAGCGCCTCGAACACGCGGATGGTCGGGATTCCGGGCAAGGCCTCCACATAGGGTCGGCGCGGGATGTGCACCGTTGCCCGGTGCTCGGCGAAGGCACGCGGCACCGCGGCGTTGGCGATCCAGCCGCCATAGGCGATTGCCGCCGCCCGCAGCGCCTTCAGCGCGCTGCCGGGATAGCGGACGCCGCGCACCGCGGTCTTGAGCCTCAGCCGTCCCGCCGGCTCGATGAGGAAGGTGGCGATCTCGCTGCTCCGCTCGTCGTCGCCCCAGTTGCCGATCCAGACCAGATCGCCGGTCTTTTCCACCTCCGGCATCGGGTGAAACAGCGAGGTGTCGGCCGCTTCGTGCCAGGTGAAGACATGCTTGCCCCAACCGGCGTTGAGATACTGTTCGCGAAGCGCCTCCCCGAAAGCGAGTACGAAATCATAATCGGTCAGATCGAGCCGGGCGATCTCGCGCCGCTGGCTGACGGCCCGATGATGCGTGTCGTGAAAGGCGAGCGTGAACCGGCCGCCATTGCGTCGGAGGCGCCCGAGCCGGGCGATTAGGGTCGGCTCGGTCCACTCGTGCACAACGACCACGTCGGCGTCATCTACTGCCGCCTCGTGATCGAAGTTCGGGTCGTAGCTCTCCGCGCGCAATTCGGGGAACTGCTTGCGGAAGGCGGCGATCGGCGCGACACCCTGGTCGGCGATCAGGTTCAGGCGGCTCCAGGAATCGCGCGGCTCAAGAGCCGTCGCCTGATGTCCGCGGCGAACGAGTTCGCGCATCACGCCGCGCAGGAAATGGGCATTGCCATGGTTCCAGTCGGAAACGAGGGATTGGGTGTAGAACAGGAACCGCATCGCTCACTCCGCTGCCGTCAATCGGGAGGATTTGTGCATCGCCAGGCTGTAGGCATCGAGCACCCGGTCGCGCTGCGCTTCGATTGTGAAGCATTGCGACCGAGATCGGGCCAAGCGGCCAAGCTCTGCGCGATGCGCGGCATCCCGGGTCAAATCGTTGACTGCATCCGCCAGCGCCTCCGGATCGCGCGGATCGAAGAAGCGTGCCGCACCATCCCAGAGTTCACGGTAGGTTGCGATATCGGCAAGCACCAGCGCCGCTCCGGCGCCGGCCGCCTCAAGCGGCGCCAGGCCAAACGGTTCGTAGATCGACGGCGAAACGACGACCGCAGCGCTCGACATCAGCGCCATCACCCGCTCGTGACTGATCTCGCCCCTGTGATCGGCGTGCGCGATGGCGAGGTGCTGGCCGTTCGGCCCGCTGCACGCCCCCGCCATGACGACCGGCCAGCGGATCGTGGCGGCAGCCCTGTCCAGCACCGCGCCGTTCTTGCCCTCGTCCCACCACCGCCCCGCTGCAAAGACGAAATTCCGCTTTGAGATCATTGCAGGCTGCTCGCGGCTGGCGTTGTGGACGACGGCAAGATTGTCGATCGGGCCATAGCAGCGCTCAAGCGCCGCCGCATGGCTCCGGCTGGGGGCCAGAACCACGTCAGCGCGATTGAAACCCAGCCGGTTGCGCCGCTTCTGCCAGTGCCACTCCTCCGGCGGGCCGCCATTGCGCACGGCCTCGAACCAGGTGACGACGCAGGAATGAGAGACGGTGACGACGGGCACCTGCACAGCCAGGCCGGCCGCCTGCGAAGGCAGGTTCAGATGAATGAGATCAACGGAATGCCGGAGCGCCAGTTCGCCGAGCCCATCCGCCGCGGCTTCGAGTGCACTTTCCTCGTCGGCCATCCAATCCAGCGGCACGCCAAGCCATTCGAGGCGGCCCATCCGGGCAGCTTCCCGACTTTGCACCATGGAGGGCGCGGGACCGAAACCCGCAAAGACTGTTTCGATGCCTGCCTTGCGGAGAGCCTCGGCAAGATCCATCGCGTAGCGCCAAACACCGCCGACCGCATCGACGCTCATCAGGATGCGGCGCGGCAGCCGCGCCGGGCCCTCATGGGTGAATGGGCGCGAGACGGCTGGAGCGCGGGCGATCATGCGGTGACCCTCCGCGGCCGGTCCCGAAACCGAGACTTGCTGACCTCCGCCCAATCCTGCAGAAGCCAGGCATGAAGGTCGCGCAGGCCGGCGCGCCAGCCCGTGTGGGGTCTCCAGCCGACAGCGTCCGCAAGTACGCGCGTGTCGGCGACGAAATACAGCTGGTCGCCGGCGCGCCAGTCGCATTTTTCGGTCATCAGCCTGCGTGCCGTCAGGAGTTCGATCTCGTGCAGGACCTCGGCGAGGCTCACCGCATTGTCGGGACCACCGCCCAAATTGAAGGCACGGCCATGAAGGCGGTCGATCGACGTCAGCAGTGCCCTATAGGCTGCCACCGCGTCGCCGACATGGAGAATATCGCGCACCTGCTTGCCGTCGCCGTAGATCGAGATCGGCTCACCGGCGAGCGCGCGAATGAGAAAATGCGCAACCCACCCCTGATCCTCCGTGCCGAACTGCCGCGGACCATAAACGCAGCTCATGCGGAGCACGGCTGTCGGCAGGCCGAAGGACTTCGCATAGTCCAGCACGTACTGGTCCGCGACGCCTTTCGAGCAGCCGTAGGGCGTAGAAAAATCGAGCGGCTGCGCCTCTCCGACTCCGTATCGGCGCGTTACGGCATCGGCCGGCAGGTAGCGATCTCCTGCCTCTTCCATCTCCAGGCCTGCCAATCCCCCATAGACCTTGTTGGTGCTGGCGAATATCACCGGTGCGCGGCGCCCGGCACGCCTGGCCGCTTCTAGGACGTTCAGAGTACCGCGCGCATTCGTTTCGAAGTCATCGACCGGCTGCAGCAGGCTGGTCGTCACAGCCGTCTGCGCGGCGAAATGGAAGATCGCCTTGGCGTCCTTGAAAACCGGCTCGATAGCGGCAAGATCGCGAATATCCGCAATCTCGGCCTCGACGGCCCCGCCATGATTGTCCACGAGCCACTCTAGATTGCGCTCGACGCCCGGGCGGCTCAGATTGTCGAGGACGATCACCTTCTCGCCGTCGCGCAGAAAGCTGTCCGCGAGATTGCAGCCCAGAAACCCGCTGCCGCCGACAACAAGGGTCGCTGCCGCTTTCCCGGAAAGGGCGGGCGCCGCCACGCCTGATCGCTTGTCAACCGACCGGGCGCTCATCGGACGAGCCCCCGCGTTTCGAGATGACGCTTCATTTCGGCGCCACGGTCGATCGCACCGACGCTCAGCACCCAATGCGCGAATTCCGCAAGCGAGTCCTCGAGCCTGTGCGTCGGCTGGAAACCGAGCAGGTCGCGCGCCTTGGAGATATCGGCGAAGCAATTGCGGATGTCGCCGGAACGCGCCCTGTTCATGATCTCGGGCTCGAGTTCGGGGACACCCATGGCTTCCGCCAGCAGCGAAGCGACGTCGGCAATGGCGTAGGCATGGCCGCTGCCCACATTGATGACGTGGCCCGCCGCCTGCGGCTGCTCGAGCGCCAGCCGGAAGGCGCGCGCCACATCGCGCACGTGAACGAAATCGCGCCGCTGCCGGCCGTCCTCGAACACCATCGGCGACTGCCCGTTGGCAAGCCGTGACGCGAAATTGGCGAGGACGCCGGTATAGGGATTGGAAAGCGCCTGCCCGGCACCGAACACGTTGAAGAGGCGGAGTGCGACGGCCTCCCTGCCATAGGCTTCACCGAAGATCAGCACCTGTCGTTCCTGGGTGTATTTCGTCAGGGCGTAAATGGAGGCGAGGTCGACAGGCTTGTGCTCGTCCGTGGCAACGGGCCTGAGCGTCTCTCCGTTCGGTCCGAGCAGATCCCATGCGCCGGCCCGGATATGGGCAGGTGAGCGCCTGGCATTCGGCATGCGCTCGCCCGTCGAGGACTCGTAAAGACCTTCGCCATAGACGCTCATCGACGACGCGACGACGATCCGCTGGACCGGGCTTTCGATCATCGCCTCGAGCAGCACGGCCGTCCCGAGATCGTTCACACCGACATAACGGGCGATCTCGTACATCGACTGGCCGACGCCCACCTCGGCGGCGAGATGGATGACGCAATCGATCTCCGTCAGCGCGTCCTTGACGGCGTCCGGATCGCGAATGTCGCCCCGGCGCATGTCGACGTCCGGCGGCAAGGTGATCTGTGCATCCGCGTGGACCTGCTCGTGAAACGAGTCCAGCACGGAGAGCTCATAGTTCCTCGAGAGAAGTTCATCGACTACATGCCTGCCAATGAACCCGCAGCCGCCGGTGACAAGTACCTTTGTCATAACCGCTCCTGACTATGACCAATCAGAGATAGAGACAAAGCTCCAACAAACGTCTGCAGCAAAGGTTCCTTCATCTATGACTTCTTCTTTGAACATCTATATAGCTGATGATTGTGCTGGCTATCGCCCGCGCACGCCCAAGCTACAAACCTCGCTCTTCCCATGAGGTTCCATGACAATCGGCCGGGCAGGAACAAAAGCCGGAACATGAGGTTAAGGGCCCAAGGCGGCCGAGCGTCTTTCTTGGGGCGCCGCGACGAGGGTATGGCGGGGTATATTCTTCCACTCAACGCCCACGCTGTGCCGAGCCGCCGGACATGCTCCATGTCAACAGCGGGAGGCAGGCATGAACATCAGAACGCAGCCGAGGACAGACACAATGTCCGCGGCGATCATCACCGGGCCAGGCGAGTTGCGGCTCGAGAAATT
Protein-coding sequences here:
- a CDS encoding NAD-dependent epimerase/dehydratase family protein; the encoded protein is MSARSVDKRSGVAAPALSGKAAATLVVGGSGFLGCNLADSFLRDGEKVIVLDNLSRPGVERNLEWLVDNHGGAVEAEIADIRDLAAIEPVFKDAKAIFHFAAQTAVTTSLLQPVDDFETNARGTLNVLEAARRAGRRAPVIFASTNKVYGGLAGLEMEEAGDRYLPADAVTRRYGVGEAQPLDFSTPYGCSKGVADQYVLDYAKSFGLPTAVLRMSCVYGPRQFGTEDQGWVAHFLIRALAGEPISIYGDGKQVRDILHVGDAVAAYRALLTSIDRLHGRAFNLGGGPDNAVSLAEVLHEIELLTARRLMTEKCDWRAGDQLYFVADTRVLADAVGWRPHTGWRAGLRDLHAWLLQDWAEVSKSRFRDRPRRVTA
- a CDS encoding NAD-dependent epimerase/dehydratase family protein; the protein is MTKVLVTGGCGFIGRHVVDELLSRNYELSVLDSFHEQVHADAQITLPPDVDMRRGDIRDPDAVKDALTEIDCVIHLAAEVGVGQSMYEIARYVGVNDLGTAVLLEAMIESPVQRIVVASSMSVYGEGLYESSTGERMPNARRSPAHIRAGAWDLLGPNGETLRPVATDEHKPVDLASIYALTKYTQERQVLIFGEAYGREAVALRLFNVFGAGQALSNPYTGVLANFASRLANGQSPMVFEDGRQRRDFVHVRDVARAFRLALEQPQAAGHVINVGSGHAYAIADVASLLAEAMGVPELEPEIMNRARSGDIRNCFADISKARDLLGFQPTHRLEDSLAEFAHWVLSVGAIDRGAEMKRHLETRGLVR
- a CDS encoding CgeB family protein, which encodes MRFLFYTQSLVSDWNHGNAHFLRGVMRELVRRGHQATALEPRDSWSRLNLIADQGVAPIAAFRKQFPELRAESYDPNFDHEAAVDDADVVVVHEWTEPTLIARLGRLRRNGGRFTLAFHDTHHRAVSQRREIARLDLTDYDFVLAFGEALREQYLNAGWGKHVFTWHEAADTSLFHPMPEVEKTGDLVWIGNWGDDERSSEIATFLIEPAGRLRLKTAVRGVRYPGSALKALRAAAIAYGGWIANAAVPRAFAEHRATVHIPRRPYVEALPGIPTIRVFEALACGIPLISAPWNDAEGLFRAGKDFLFARNGSEMTRLLRQVLAEQAVAKELTASGLETIRTRHTCAHRVDELLEIVASYRPIGAAGDLVTTKEVAL
- a CDS encoding glycosyltransferase family 4 protein, yielding MSVDAVGGVWRYAMDLAEALRKAGIETVFAGFGPAPSMVQSREAARMGRLEWLGVPLDWMADEESALEAAADGLGELALRHSVDLIHLNLPSQAAGLAVQVPVVTVSHSCVVTWFEAVRNGGPPEEWHWQKRRNRLGFNRADVVLAPSRSHAAALERCYGPIDNLAVVHNASREQPAMISKRNFVFAAGRWWDEGKNGAVLDRAAATIRWPVVMAGACSGPNGQHLAIAHADHRGEISHERVMALMSSAAVVVSPSIYEPFGLAPLEAAGAGAALVLADIATYRELWDGAARFFDPRDPEALADAVNDLTRDAAHRAELGRLARSRSQCFTIEAQRDRVLDAYSLAMHKSSRLTAAE